The Halostagnicola kamekurae sequence TCCTCTCCGCATCGGGGACAGGGGACGGGCGAGACGTCTTCGGGTTCGTCGGATTCGACCTCGAGGCCGTGGAGTTGCGCGTACGCGCGTTCGTTACTTTCCTCGCCGAACCGAGCCATGTAGCGCGCGGTGTGCTCGCTCCCGCGTTTTCGGCCCTGCCGGTCCTCGATTCGAGCTGTCGAGAAGTTCTGGAGGATCAGCCATCGAGTGTTCGACTTCCGGAATGCGGTCGGCGTGACGTCCTTCGTGATGTCGACGCGACCAGCAGCGTTCTTGAAGTAGTTCAAGAAGGTGTTGTAGCTGGGTCGGTCGGGCGAGGAGAGCTTGCTCCAGACCGGTGCTTGGTCGTTATCCGGAGCGGGATGCTCCGAGAGCCATTGCTGAAGGTATGGAACCGACGTGATCAGGTGGACGGTGCGCTCGCCTTCTTTGCCGTCGACGTGGAGGCCGACCGAGTGCTCACCGTCGAAGATGTCTCCGACGCGGAGGTCGTAGAGCTCGCCCCCACGGAGACCCGCCTCGAACTGGACGGCGAACAGTGCCTTGTCCCGCGCGTTGTGGGCGGTCTCGACCATCGCTTGGCTGTCGTCGTAGGTCAGGAGATCGCGTTCGGAGGGGACAGGGTCGAAGTCGTTACTCGTCCCGGTCGGGATCCATTTGAGGCTCTCGGGCGGCTCGTCGAGTTTGCGTCGGTAGCGACCAAACGATCGCAGCGCCGTCCGGTAGTCCTGGTTGGTGTGTTCGTTGGTGTACTCCTCGTTGATCCAGCGGACGACAGCCTCCGCAGCGGCACGGTACTCGAGTGCGAGTCCGAGCAGGCCGTGCTCCTCGAGGAGCTCGTCGACGTCGGATTCGTCGTCGATCTCGTCGGCCTCGCCGTTGTCTTCGAAGTCCTCGACGGATGGCGGTGGGACCAGGGAAGCCATTCGGCTGCAGTGTCGGAGCAGCTTGAGGTGGCGATGGTCGCCGATCTCCGAGGGAACGAGCCGGATGTTATCCGAGAACTTCAGGAGGTGACGGCGGTCGGCCTCGAACTGAACGTAGCGAGAGTCTTCCCCGTTCGACCGGAGACGGTCGCGGAGGGTGTCGACTTCGGCGCGTGGGTCGGAGTCGCTCATCTATCAACGTTCACGGAACAATGGATTGTAAGGGTTCGGCTAGAAGCCGGCCCTTGGCTTGTCCTTCCAGAACTCCTTTCTACCGACACGGTCGCCATCTATTCGAATTATCATACCCGGTTCGTTCGTCGAGGGCGTACGAGCTGCCACAACCAGTTGTTGTCTGTACTGACTCCACGTTGAATTCTATCACTCTCATAGAATTTATAACGAGTCTATCGTCGAATATCAGAGTAATGAACGAGTGACGGATCGAGGTTCCAGTGGTAACTGAGCGGTCTTTGTTCGTACGATTTCTCCTCCGTATTATCCCAAAATTTCTCGTTCGACTATGGGTCAGAGATTCCGGACGATAGCGGCAGTCGTTCGAATCTCGAGTGGATTCCCTCAGGGCCGAGCTCGAGGCGGTAGTCGAGACGCAGGAGCGACTCTCGACGGGCAACACTACCTAACGGCGCCCGAGCAGAAGCAGTTGGACGCGACTGTTCAGCGACTCTCCGAGACGTACGCGGATATTTACTCGACGAACTGGCCGTTTCGCTATTCGGAGGACGACCTCGATAGATTGTCCGAAATACGAGAAACGTTACAGTCGATATCGAAACGAGTGCGGAGTTACAACGACGAGTTCGTCGAGCAGGAACTCGAGCGGTACGCACATCTCGTTACGGACGTCGACGAGGCGGGACACAATCTCAACGAAGACCAGCAGAAAGCGATCGTTCGAGACGACGAGTACAACTAGGTCATTGCTAGGGCTGGATCCGGTAAGACGCTCCTTTTCGCGCACCGGATTACCTATCTTATCGAGTGCGGGGTCGACCCCGAACGAATCGTCGCGATCACGCTCACTAACGAATCGACAGCTGAGATACAGGACCGCCTCAAGGACCGATTCGGTATCATTGGCGTCGAGGTGCGCACGACTCACGGGTTCGCGAACGCGATCGCACGCGAGGCGCGTACGGGTCGCGTCGACGTGGTCGCAGACCATCGAGGCAGAGAGCGATCCGAACGACGTCATATCCTCTCTCGATACGATACGGTGCCGACTTCGTGAATCGGGTCACGACCGCGTTCGAGGATCGCGAGAGCCCGTACGACGGCAAAGACGACGCGATTCGTTCCGTCCACCGATGCACCACTACGGGTAGCGAGGCAGATGACGGCGGTGTCTCGGTGTTCTTGGCCCATCAGGCTAAGGA is a genomic window containing:
- a CDS encoding site-specific integrase, translated to MSDSDPRAEVDTLRDRLRSNGEDSRYVQFEADRRHLLKFSDNIRLVPSEIGDHRHLKLLRHCSRMASLVPPPSVEDFEDNGEADEIDDESDVDELLEEHGLLGLALEYRAAAEAVVRWINEEYTNEHTNQDYRTALRSFGRYRRKLDEPPESLKWIPTGTSNDFDPVPSERDLLTYDDSQAMVETAHNARDKALFAVQFEAGLRGGELYDLRVGDIFDGEHSVGLHVDGKEGERTVHLITSVPYLQQWLSEHPAPDNDQAPVWSKLSSPDRPSYNTFLNYFKNAAGRVDITKDVTPTAFRKSNTRWLILQNFSTARIEDRQGRKRGSEHTARYMARFGEESNERAYAQLHGLEVESDEPEDVSPVPCPRCGEDTPSDRDFCIHCHQSLDFEAKELLDEVRSVLDDRSIEAEDPEDRREFVSARRTLEEKPHVMDKDDLHEFASSLSSED
- a CDS encoding UvrD-helicase domain-containing protein, translated to MARAGSGKTLLFAHRITYLIECGVDPERIVAITLTNESTAEIQDRLKDRFGIIGVEVRTTHGFANAIAREARTGRVDVVADHRGRERSERRHILSRYDTVPTS